Sequence from the Carassius auratus strain Wakin chromosome 32, ASM336829v1, whole genome shotgun sequence genome:
CTCACAGCTCTCCAATGGGATCCCAATTGAGAGCTGGTTTATGGACAAGAATGACAATGAACTTCTGAAGCTGGTACCTTTCTTGGAGAAACTGGTGGAATTGGTATGTTATAATGTGTCCTCCTCTTAGTTTTCATAATTTTCCTCTCAAGATTCTTCTGTGAACATATATGtagtgtaataatttttttatatatatatatatataaaaaataagaatttatgAATGAGTCTAAATACAAATTGTACTTTTCCATTGTTATCTGTCCACAGAATGAGGATGTGCGTCCACATGTTCGTGAACAGTTTCGGCTTCATGACCTCCTTCCCCCTGACTGAGCACACATAGCGGGACAGGACAGTAACAAAGACAACAAATGCAGATATGCATTTTGTATTACAACGTCATTGTCATTTAATcttgaattttttgttttgtttttttattccccCAAATTTACATTTCTATGataacatcaaaacaaaaatgactcCCTTTTTGGCGCTTTTTTTGCCATTTGTGCAGCCAGAGGGGTTTGGAGCTTCATGTGTGGTTTCATTCAGTACAAAGTGAATGTGTAGCAGTCAGAGGAGAAAAAGATCATGTTGTCTTTTGATGCTCCAATGGGATTGGTTGTCACTGTTGGGCTTTTGACCAATTTCATAAGGAATGGCCAGTAAGAAAATCATACTGTCTGACAGAAGTTTGTGAGTgaatgttttttcatttttcatcaatGTTTTCATTATGCATTCCTCCCCGTCTGTACACTTTGCTTGGTGTTTACTACAAATCAATGTTCTCTCAACTCCTGGCCCATTTTGTTTGCCAAACAAAGAGCATGTTCAGGGAAGATTATTGTTCTGTTCATGAATTGTGTGCTGATCACAGCACAGTGGATTCACTCTTTATTTTAATATGGTGTGATTGAGAATGGTTTTAACCAGAGTGATGTCTGTtttatagtgaaatattttttttaattgtttaaataagaAATTTCCTACCAACGCATCAGAACTCTGCAACTTCCAGCTGCTGTCTcttcacatatatatttattcaccTTTTAAGAGCCAGCAACATATTAGTTGTTTATTAGTAgcaccttttttttattacatatttttaaagtacGGTTCTGCTCCTTATggtttcatatttacattttttttctctttaaactgGTGTCCTTTTAAAGAGATGTCAGCTTTGTTTTAGTATAAATTACATggaagattttggagttaatgtAGCATTTGCCCAGTGCTAATCTATTCGAACTGAACTGTAAAGAAGATGATTGAGGGCTGAAGCCTGGTAAAGCCCTGTTTATAGCACCAGCACAACAACAGTCTCATCGCTGTGGTTTAAACCTGACTGCCTGACGTTctggtttttcttttattttagggGAGTGGGGAGGTGTAGCCATGACAAGTTATTGTGTGACACGAGTGTGTATGAAAGTATGGGAGTAAGGTATGGTAGTAATCATACcttataatcatcaaaaaaaaaaaatccattcttAAATTGCCTTTTCAATTTTACAGTTATGCGATACTTCAAATTAAGTAATACGGAGTAAGAGTTGAAACTACAGAAGTGCCATTCAGGGTGAGTGAAGCAGGGCTAGGCTAGTTGTATTCCCTTCTCTTTGTGCCCTCTGTCCTGTTTGTAAATGAACATGTTCACTTTCTATTCATGTCACTGGTGCCATTTATGTTGTTTGTGTTTACATCATTTGTCTATATTGGATTGTGGCCCtgtcatagtatttttttttttttttttactgtgtacttCTAAATATCCTGTGGTACTTCCCAATAGAAAGAGAATAGGAAGGGCAAAAAGGAGATTGTGATCCCAAGGATCCTGCTCTGTTTGACAGAGTTCACAAGCACAGTATTTCTCTCATAGAATAGACTGATTTAACAACGGTTACATATACATTTTGAGCATAGTGTTAAATAGTAAGTAGCATTTTATTAGTGCCAATTATTCCTTCTCCCTACGTTGATGCAAAGCAGTCGAATGATGCTAAACTGAATGGCATCCTTTGTCCAGAATGATAGCTTCAGATGTTGGGAGATGGGTTGAATCTACATTAGGCCCTGGCACTTTCTtacaaagacaaatattttgtatGATTGTCAAAGAGCATTTGTGTATTAAGTGTAAAACAGGATGCAGAGGTTTGTTTCATATGTACAACCAGTTCATTGTTATGTGCGTTACTTTTGTACAAAGCATATTGTACTAAAAACATGCAGCTTCgtcaaaaaaaaagttacatgaaaatctttttgtatttttgattatttgtatTCCAAAAGGCATGTCATatctatttttcaaaatgtattcattttcaaatgtattaatgCATACCTAACTTGtcgtcatttttttcttctttcatcttGCTGTATCTGTGTATGTAGTTGGTACAATCAATGAACATTCTCCGCATGTAAACAGTCTGTTATGTGAGAGCTGGGATTTTTAATGAGGGCACTTTTTGCAGATGAATGTTTCGGGTTTGCTTTCTTTTATACTCCATCTTTGAAAGCCATTTGGCTTGCGAATGTCCTTGAGCGCCATTGGGGAAACACTCTAGGTCTAAATGTAACTTCCTGAAACATGTTATTTAAGATTGTTCATACGATGGAAATTAAGTCTTTGGAAAATTGCATgctcttttattttaatgttagctTATGTCAAAATATGTTAGATACTTGAGAATGGATGGTTGTATTTTATGTCCTTTTCTGCTACTTCATTTTACCATCAAATGGTGTGTAATATCAAGGAGACTTTATGAAAATGATTCTGACTTGTATCAGTTTTGTGCCACTCTGTCAACACACATGGCATCTTATGCATTATGATGTAACCTTAGACGTGCGCTTGAAAGCCTTGATGTTACTTGAGTTAGAGCAGgttaattcatataaaatgagttaaaataaaactttacttaTGTTTTGTAGTTCCATCCCTTTAATCATGGAACTAGAAAATTGTGATTTCAAGGCCAGTAACAATCAGGGAAATGTCTTCAGTAACATGCAAATATGTACCTTGAATgcaagcatctgccaaatgcgtAAGTGTCTTATGTTAGTTACGATAAATTGTAACTACAGTGGTTTAAACAAAAATGGGTAAACGTTTTGTCATGGATTGCCTTTTAGAAATCAGGAACCAATCAAATTAATCTTTATAactcatttgtaaatgaaaacttaCAAATGTAAATAAGCTTCAAatcggttttttttttaaacgattgGATAGTCAGGTACAAAAATGCATTGGTACTAAGTTGTGACGACctgttttaaatctagatttaataCGTTTTATGAATTATTAGCATAATGTCATGGGCTTAAATGGAATGTTTTTACTAAAATGTTTTGAATGGGTTGCGCTAAAAAAAATGATTCACTACTTTCAGTTACAACATTCTCTCTCTTACACTATCGTCGCTATTGTAGGTGTGTTGTAAAGCATATGCTCGTGTTGTTTTACCGCGGGACACTGAGGGCCCATGATCTTAACACCCACCCACCTGTGCTTACGTTTGTTTCTACCTGTCGCTGTTTGGGTGTATATTACTGTGACCGAGATGCTGACAGTCAACACGACCTGTTAATATTTCAGCACTTCGTCGGAGTCTCCGCTCCCAAATCCGTTCCGTGTGTTTCTTGGCCTGGGTTTCGCACTTACTATCTGCTTCTGTTTAATTAGGCGACTGATGTAGGATTGAGTTGCGGTGACACGGCAGCCGTGATGGAACAGAGACGAAATACAGGAATCACTACACACAGAGGCGATACTGCAGGGCACAGTATGTTATGTTAGCTATCTTttggaatcaaaaaaaaaaaagaaatgaagtcTCTCCCGACAGTGGTAATGCTTGTGTTAAATTAAAAACCAGCCTCAATGACATCGGGACTTTCCTCAGTGAAAATGCTTCGGGGAGGGAGTTTGATGTTGCTTATGCTCAGCATCATTTTAGGTAAGcttgcttgctctctctctctctctctctctctcttttaacagtattatataaaatgcatataaatcttTTCTTATGTTAACTCTGCCAGATCGGAATTTTTTAAGGTGAACTTATAATTGTCAGAGTGAAGATATTTAAAACCAACCAACATTTGATTTTCAGATGACATGTtatccatatttaaataataattattttattttcagcatgCCCTTCGTTTACGAATACCTAGGGTCCGTTTCTTTCACCAGCTATATTAATGCATTAACACATTTTCCCCCCTCTTCTTCAAAGTGATTGCATGTGTTGGCTCCATAAAACCCTCATCACCCAAAACCATCATCAGACAGAGTGAAAAGAGCTCCAGGAGTGAGGATGAATTTGAGAGGAACATCAAAGTGATGATGGAGAACATCAGATCCTTGTCAAAAGAAGAACATGGAGAAGAGGCCCTGCCAAATCTCCATCAGAGAATGAGCAGAATGTCAGCACCCCTTGAGAGAATGGCAATTGACAGCACTAGCCTAGATTCTTACTTGACAGTGTTCAACAGTTTATTCTCTATAAACCAGCCTGCTTTGATTGACAGTTTTATTGAAACTCTTCCTCAGGCTTTAATTTGCATTTTGGCGGACAGACAGCCCTGTGGATGGCAAGCAGATTTAACCAGTACCGTTTCATCTGCATTGAATGAACAAGTACTTTCTGTGATCTCCTCTGTTAAAGCTGAAGCTTGCATGTCAACATCTAATCTGCGAATGGCAGACCCCACCATGGCTCAATTAAACTCTCTTCAGGAGATGTTGACGAATGTTTTGTCCTCAGACCTCCCACTTTATCTGCTATCAGATGACTTTTTAGCACTGTGGAATAGTTTTTTGGACATGGCATTTCCACGTCTGATGTCATTCATGTCTGATGTCATGTTGAGTGCATTTCAAACTCCATTGGATTTTCTAAAACTTGGATTACAGTTTGGCATTGAAATTCCTACCCTAGACCAGAGTGAGAATTGTCAGCAAGGTGTGTCATAGCTTTAGGTTAAGTTaagttacataaaaatgtatgtagttactgtttttttttttttttttgtttttcaataagTGATTCTCCATCAATGTCTCCTTCTGTCTTTTGTGCACAGGTGACCTCAAACAGCTTATCATGTGGTATGTCACTGAAAGCCTATATCCTTTTACAAATATggagaaaatatattatattatattatgatgatatatcaacattatttaaagtaaaaaagtgaTCATATTACTTTTCTGatgataaaagtattaatttccattTGTATTTTTACTATGAGAAGACACTTATTCATTCTATCGCTTGTTTTCTGTATTTAGGGGCATAAATCATAATGTGAGCTGGTCTTTTGGACAGTCACTTCTGGATATGATTTTGGTTCCTGAAACTCCTCCTTGCAGTTTCCCAGGTCCAGAATGTCAGGCCCCAAGCAGCATCCAGTTCAGTCGTACTGGCACACCCTCAGTGGACATTCCCATGTCTATTCTCACTTGTGAACAACAAAACCTGAACCAACTTAACGAAACACTTTGTGAAGCAATTTTAGGAGCAAAATCTCAGGAATCTTATGTCCTTTATCAGATGTGTCGAGCACTCAGCACGCTCTCTCAAACCGAAGTGACAACAGTATGGAGGAACATGTGTCACATTATCAAGAATGGCATCTTGCCTCTTACTGAGCCCTGCAGTGATCCTGGCACCGGACAATCAAGTCGTATTGCACGGTCCACTCTCAGCCTCAGCGAACTCCTCTGCGACTACCAGAACTGGAATAGTGATGGTGCCACAGACCCAGCTTTGGTCACAATGTGCAGTGAAAATGATCGTGCGGCATTCATCCTTGCTGTGTGTAATAACGCTGAAGTTATTCAAGTGTTGGTCAGAAATCCTAGCAATGCATGGGTGTGGGAATTCTGTGCAAACACATCAGACTCTTACATAGTCAACCTGTATTGTTCATATAACATATGGACTGCTGAAACCATCGACCCATCAATTGTGACGTTCTGCTGGTATAATGACATGGAGAGATTTCAGTTTCTTTTGTGTGACAGTACGATCTTCTTTATGGTTGTGTTCTCCACTGAAGAAAACAACTGGCTGAAGCCCAATTGCTCTGAACCTCCTCCACAAATTGACATCAACGCCATTGTGGCTGAGTTTTGCAAATACTCTGAATGGAAGAACTTACAAGCAATCAGCCCTGAACAGATCTCTGTATGTATCCAAAATGATGAGGTTCAGTTTATTAATGAGGTGTGTGATGACCACAAGTTCGTCACTCTACTTGTGCAGGACAGCGCAAATGCTTGGGTAGAGCAATATTGCAACAACTATGTCAGGAATCCCACTACGAGCCCACCACTGCTGAACATTGGAAATTGGTGTAACTATAGCAAATGGACAAACATGTCTGTGGATCCGTCTGTGGTCGGTCTATGCTGGCAGTACGACCAGATTGGCTTCTATCAGAACGTCTGCTGCAACAAACCCTTGTATGACAAGTTGTCCCTTCATGTTGACAACCAGTGGCTGATTAGAGAGTGCTCTGATAATAACACCACAAACATGTTGAAGAAGGTTTGTGTCTATTCAGATTGGAGCCAGCTTACTATAGTAGACATGACTGACCTTGCTCTCTGTGCAGATCTTGACACTGAGAATTTCACTCGCAATGTATGTGCCAACACTACAGTTTTCCAGAAATTGCTGGCCAATTTAAACAACACCTGGTTATTGGAGCAATGCTTAAACCTGAGTGCTCCTGGCCCAGGTGCTGGGGCTGGGAATGGTAATGGGAATGGGAGCCTGATGGTTTTCCAACCAGCTGAGGAGTGTCAGTACTCCACTTGGGCTTTGTTTCTCCCGAATGCTTCTCTCCTTGCTCTATGCTGGGAATATGACCAGGCCAACTTTACCTCATTCGTCTGTGCTGACTCTTCCATGCTCCTCCACATCACCCAGAAGGCCTCCAGCCTCCAGGTTGGCACTCTCTGTGCCACATTCACCACTCCCCCAAACCCCACCATCAGTGGGAGCAATGTAACAGCTCCCCAGACATGTCTAACTAGGGAGTTAGCTAAAAGGCTAAACTGGACATGCAGCACAGACTTCAGCGCTGTCTGCCAACCCGGTGCCAGTCAAGTCCAGGGTCTTTGGCTGCTGTTGCACTGTGGGATAACAATCCTCCAACCTCGCTTGGAGAATCTTATGACTACACAAGTGACAGCGATGGTCAAGCAGGCCACCAGCCTGTGGGTTGTCCTGCTGTTGGCTCTAGAAGAAAACCACATGACCTCTCTAAGGATGACAGAGTATATTCAGCTTAGTGTGTTGGAATCAGTTGTCGCCTACATGGACAATGAAACCAACTTTGACAACAAGCGTGTGCTTTTGCAGTGCTTTGGGgttggtattattattaaatctctacaaatacatattacatattaagaACAGGGCATATCATTGTTTTATTAGACCACTGTTTCCCAAAAAAGACACTGTGAGCTAGTTCTGGAGGTTCTTCtgtttatttctgattattagttAAGCATATCCCTTACAGGGTTCACCACTTTTTGTAATTGACCCATGATCTAGTTCATCAACATGTGGTATAAGGTGTTAGACCTGACACCGGATAATCGAAATCTCTTCCTTAGCATGTAATATTAACTCTTGAGTCATTTGATTTGTCTCTACATTAGTACTGTGATACAAATACCTGATGTATATTGTTGTTGTTCCTTCTGCATTTCCGGTTGAAACTTTGCATATGTGTATTTCAGAAAGTTCTGACCAGTCTGATGCAAACAGGAAGAAATATGCCCACTAACTTCTTCCTGATCAAGGTTGGATGCACAACTAAATTAGcatgtttcacatttttaaaataacaccTGAAAGTGATTGAATCAAATTAATAGTTTGCTTTGTCAATCCACATTATCATTCTCACAGAATATCTGCTTTTGAAATCAGTGTGAGTAACAGCTTGAATTACACATGATTGCTTTTGCAGGAGTATTTCCGTATTCCTCTGTTTCATCTGAGATCAGTGCTCAGTGCAGCAGACAGCATGATTGTGAGGGAGATTCTGCTGTACTATAACAGGAACTATGCCACTTTGCAGGTCGACCATCTCATCATTGCatcattatatattaaaaaacaaaaacaatcaaggAACAAACAATCAAGATAAATGAATTGATgtgatttacagttttttttcttttcttttttgaagcTAACAGATGACTATCTGCAAACCATGGTGTCGGTGCTCTTCCAAATACACCTGCCCAAGGATATTAGCCTGTTTTCTGACATGGGTATTTTGTTGGCTCTAGCTACACCTTCAGACATCTTGTCAATGCCGCTACAAAATAATATCAATGTGTGAGTGACAAACACATATACCTGAGCTTAAAAAGGACCATCTCTTAATCACACCAttcaattcttctttttttttcactttgtttattatttaaattattattgttatttcaacCTCATTTTATACTTGTTTATGATGATTATGGCTGATTTGAAAAGCAAACAATTGAATCCTAAGTGGGACAATTTATActacaattaatttaaatgatagatacatttatatgtaaatttaaaatgatttatattctGTAAGTATAATctgtaatttttagatttttctatttagctttcatttatttttatttaaaattctacTTATTTATATCACTTAGTTCCCTAGGCTACAGttctcattttattatttttatcttatatttcagctttatttccataaaaatgtatttgtaattcatttagttaacattaacgacaataataaaatatataattatttttacacatAATTCAAAGTGTTTAAAACACTCCACTCCCCTACTTTTCTCCAGGTTAGGCATAATTAACTTCAGCATCAAAAACCTTTCCCTGGAGCAGCAGCAAGCATTTGGTCGATGGTTCAGTCAGTCCATGAGCTTGCCTAACATGACAGCCGGCAGCTTATCCGTTATCAGAGACACTGGTAACCTGATCGCCTATCTGCCCTTTCAGAGCTTCCAGTACTTCTCACCTGCTCAGGTAACAGCCCATCACCTCACAAAGATACCTGAACCCATCTGGCTCCAGTTAACCCTCAGGCAGCTCATCTGGGGAAAATGCCAAGGCTTGCCACTGGTTAATTGTAACAGACATGCCCTTGTagtctgtttttaataaataaacacagaaacacatgaaTTAAGAATGGCTGTGTAGTGGACTTTGGTTCTAGCACCGAGATGAAAAGTTCTTCACTGCTGTTCATATAAACAggacatttcagaaaatataatagaatataatatgaaatagaatagaatagaaaatatagaatggttaatattttatataccagaaaaaaaagtttaggaTTTACCTtgaatcactcagaaattgctagtgtCAGTTACACAAATAAAGCAATGAAGAAATaatttgaagtagaaagaatgaaatagtatttctttgtgaaatgtactctaaaattgtttgttttgtttacaacatagaaaatcattttttacaatgcagtcattctgttttaaaatgaccGTTTAAGATCAATTAAAAATTACCATTTGATGTTTAAATGACTATTGTCTTAAATGATCAGTTATGACATACTCttgttatgttggcttggcaacaagccaacatactgttatgctatttaaacttatttttatttttattattattattcttctgagaaaaaaattctgaacgctactcctcctagggctttaaagccacaagccccaaactcggcagacacctgcgggatagaggggtggtgtgtgctatatcttttcagagtgatcagacttaaagttttttttttattaatttttaaatgtaaaaaaaaaataaaaaaattgcgcccctacagttgcaatgacatttaggggcggagtcgggtttcgtttcacttttaaactggttaaaaatactgctgctcagcccaggctgtctacacggagccgagacctagcgaattcattcttatttaagaccttttaaaaacgcgattacacgcaatccacacgttagaacacaccaagagctaaattcagatgtttctgaactgtttaaagtaataacattatatattcgcggcagccaactgctcgcgagctggcaatgtatttctctgaacacttgaagtccacagagaatttacagcctttcacattaaaacactgcagcgaaacggcacaaaacaattagaataatatattaaatggttttaaagtagttttggccactgtcacgctggtcttagctggtttctaactgaatcatcaggctgaacatcacagcgagctcgccatgtatttctctgaacacttgaagtacacatttacagcctttcacattaaaacactgcagcgaaacggcacaaaacaatttgaataatatattaaatggttttaaagtagttttggccactgtcacgctggtcttagctggtttctaactgaatcatcaggcggaacgtcacagtgagctcgcgcttcagccccgcgctgcgggaaacaactgagcagctgatggcgcgtgtgcacgagagagagccgcgcgtatcgcggacagggacagcaacactgaacagagctgccgttcaggacgttcacttcctcctggacctgaacgaacaaattcaaatcgcagtttaaataaactgaaaaaagagcgaaaagcaaaagagctcaattcagcagcgcggtgttctggtgttcagggagcaagcagagacgcgtctcaaagtcttcttgcttttgtaccgacaacaaatacatacaaaatatgtcgaaatacccgtgttggaaagtgtgttcgaataaataggtggttatgtcttaagtgaaagtaaagatttgcaaaaaaaaaatcggatgtgtat
This genomic interval carries:
- the LOC113051536 gene encoding stereocilin-like — its product is MTSGLSSVKMLRGGSLMLLMLSIILVIACVGSIKPSSPKTIIRQSEKSSRSEDEFERNIKVMMENIRSLSKEEHGEEALPNLHQRMSRMSAPLERMAIDSTSLDSYLTVFNSLFSINQPALIDSFIETLPQALICILADRQPCGWQADLTSTVSSALNEQVLSVISSVKAEACMSTSNLRMADPTMAQLNSLQEMLTNVLSSDLPLYLLSDDFLALWNSFLDMAFPRLMSFMSDVMLSAFQTPLDFLKLGLQFGIEIPTLDQSENCQQGDLKQLIMWGINHNVSWSFGQSLLDMILVPETPPCSFPGPECQAPSSIQFSRTGTPSVDIPMSILTCEQQNLNQLNETLCEAILGAKSQESYVLYQMCRALSTLSQTEVTTVWRNMCHIIKNGILPLTEPCSDPGTGQSSRIARSTLSLSELLCDYQNWNSDGATDPALVTMCSENDRAAFILAVCNNAEVIQVLVRNPSNAWVWEFCANTSDSYIVNLYCSYNIWTAETIDPSIVTFCWYNDMERFQFLLCDSTIFFMVVFSTEENNWLKPNCSEPPPQIDINAIVAEFCKYSEWKNLQAISPEQISVCIQNDEVQFINEVCDDHKFVTLLVQDSANAWVEQYCNNYVRNPTTSPPLLNIGNWCNYSKWTNMSVDPSVVGLCWQYDQIGFYQNVCCNKPLYDKLSLHVDNQWLIRECSDNNTTNMLKKVCVYSDWSQLTIVDMTDLALCADLDTENFTRNVCANTTVFQKLLANLNNTWLLEQCLNLSAPGPGAGAGNGNGNGSLMVFQPAEECQYSTWALFLPNASLLALCWEYDQANFTSFVCADSSMLLHITQKASSLQVGTLCATFTTPPNPTISGSNVTAPQTCLTRELAKRLNWTCSTDFSAVCQPGASQVQGLWLLLHCGITILQPRLENLMTTQVTAMVKQATSLWVVLLLALEENHMTSLRMTEYIQLSVLESVVAYMDNETNFDNKRVLLQCFGKVLTSLMQTGRNMPTNFFLIKEYFRIPLFHLRSVLSAADSMIVREILLYYNRNYATLQLTDDYLQTMVSVLFQIHLPKDISLFSDMGILLALATPSDILSMPLQNNINVLGIINFSIKNLSLEQQQAFGRWFSQSMSLPNMTAGSLSVIRDTGNLIAYLPFQSFQYFSPAQLLDGLDVLMSNTLSPLKQQFIAQSLTGTFRNLTVDEFRRLGNLTCLAHPSQLMAYAGTEAFSVIQDNIRTCAIQGFSVPSNMISGLVLKSSDLQSPSSLTPQRVSELGPFLPLLGSSVLQQLTSAQLMPALRTLASVPFTPAQARVIIDKISANLSLALPGSVNLSMLGSLVSGVKVETLWTLPNDVLLKALPAMSLQTPGLTPPQVNTIISKLWGSSTVSQWMDKVHPFISSTPLLSVIPQVPLLLIRDTAVHTRLWNTQQAKVLFKEAVASHPSLSLQEFLSLGTLATGVSCTDLRRLFQNLASLSSLRDIMIFLREQPVPLHPSLKKCVFEELYRFDFFAELLGDLGSQIALSLPLSTIKKFPPDKMHSLRKIIIQDPYYFLLLPSTKQAVLVDKMVQRLDMSTGLYTEEEFLSLGVMATFVTDEMFSNLDRSFFVESLEFLQGFCYNANKRDLVAKMLEEQRTFGPVTNWTSDTLNQVDRFLFFLPKDTIQLIPLGLMSLERIERLFLSQQEWERGEFGSLCQKPSELFEKQQFVLQFFLGFLRIGRVPYTGLIPSCESLHVTQPAAWTIDSLRNMPQAAFQRCLELIGQDPFFSAYELLMLLTKTKEVYGVPSSFNSSVISQLGRIATQLTLEELASLRLSEIQSISAMGALNTWTSRQLKLLFSVVLNSNRKTPSQLDSSTFVALGHIVCGIDAPIMSNLNPVEFSKAVLWLGRLNLSCSEEQLQALIGLLSHSLAFGPVSSWGSEVFIEIGAIAAGLPDIAMSALVSEQIEGITPLAISLIPADKFAVVFNQAQIRMFTYDQAVAVTETQRSALSSVQQTALSMVLNPWEDKPVDFRGMSLGVAMHPSPLFYLSSVLIMLLFSLG